The Kroppenstedtia pulmonis genome has a segment encoding these proteins:
- a CDS encoding PadR family transcriptional regulator: MSVKHILLGILSWRPSSGYDIKLEVEVQGRQMGWGSISYGSIYPQLKKLEEKGLIQAQYTEKSGRKTTIYDLTGKGWTELSNWLAQPPSYPTTRDELYMKLSFWETAMPEDRHTLIQHLELRRQESLALLEHFQQWINNDRSAISEMGKIAMEYDQARLRLDIEWSDRIIEQLKQPAQPPHQDPNRLFEKARHRRKCALQQDGYKKRNGDQPQ; encoded by the coding sequence ATGTCTGTCAAACATATTCTGCTGGGTATTCTTAGCTGGAGGCCCTCCTCCGGCTATGACATCAAATTGGAAGTGGAAGTCCAGGGACGACAGATGGGGTGGGGAAGTATCAGCTATGGTAGTATCTACCCCCAACTAAAGAAGCTGGAAGAAAAAGGATTGATTCAAGCCCAGTACACTGAAAAAAGCGGTAGAAAGACAACCATTTATGATTTAACCGGAAAAGGGTGGACTGAGTTAAGCAACTGGCTTGCCCAGCCTCCTTCCTATCCGACTACCCGGGATGAACTGTACATGAAGCTCAGCTTCTGGGAAACCGCTATGCCGGAGGATCGCCACACACTGATCCAACATTTGGAATTGCGCCGTCAGGAAAGTCTTGCTTTACTGGAACACTTCCAACAGTGGATAAACAACGACAGGTCTGCCATCAGTGAAATGGGAAAGATTGCGATGGAATATGATCAGGCCCGTCTTCGTTTGGATATCGAATGGTCGGACCGTATCATCGAACAATTAAAACAACCGGCTCAACCTCCCCACCAAGATCCGAATCGCCTATTTGAAAAGGCCCGTCATCGTAGAAAGTGTGCCTTGCAACAGGATGGATATAAGAAGAGAAACGGGGATCAACCACAGTGA
- a CDS encoding MFS transporter yields the protein MKSSILSPLRHRPYRMLFSAQVFSDMGNWFDFIALEALIIYHWGLGAGALAAFAFCTGLPWALVSPLVSVWVDRLPKKALMIGCNLIRIPLIVGFIFAPNLFVLLPIVFLKEVLDVAFDPARQAAMRFILPKELLYRANALSQLSLQGSKILAPTLGAIVVAAYNPQAAFIIEVVGFSISTLFLLGLPSLKVEKSSPSSEKSGYWEELKEGFQCFANRPILRFAIVMVTTGMFMIWLVDKLIILWSKDVGFGISQFGYITSSIGAGSVIGALAVSRWSNRIQNPLLLMSFAGIGAGVLDLVIGSGGIGFFTFPLVAWMGIWFFIGFVAPFFSIPYAFILQTETPPDLLGRVTGTANAFQNSTMLIAPFLGASLAKGIGVGGVFITSGFGLALASLLAILIIKKKNLLPRSPVQEDQQASI from the coding sequence GTGAAGTCCTCCATCCTTTCTCCTCTCCGCCATCGCCCTTATCGCATGCTGTTTTCCGCCCAAGTTTTTTCCGATATGGGGAACTGGTTTGATTTTATCGCACTGGAGGCCCTGATTATCTATCATTGGGGACTGGGAGCCGGAGCATTAGCCGCCTTCGCCTTTTGCACCGGTCTTCCCTGGGCTTTGGTCAGTCCCCTGGTTTCCGTATGGGTAGACCGATTACCCAAAAAAGCGCTGATGATCGGTTGCAATCTGATTCGAATTCCTTTGATTGTCGGTTTCATCTTTGCACCCAATCTGTTCGTTCTTCTTCCCATCGTATTTTTAAAAGAAGTGTTGGACGTAGCCTTTGATCCCGCCCGACAAGCGGCAATGCGATTCATCCTGCCCAAAGAACTCCTATACCGGGCCAATGCACTCAGCCAACTTTCCCTTCAAGGTTCCAAGATCCTGGCCCCTACCTTGGGTGCCATTGTGGTAGCCGCTTATAACCCCCAGGCTGCTTTTATCATCGAAGTTGTGGGATTTTCCATCTCTACCCTGTTTCTATTGGGACTTCCTTCGTTGAAGGTGGAGAAAAGCTCCCCCTCTTCAGAGAAAAGCGGGTATTGGGAAGAATTGAAGGAAGGTTTCCAATGCTTCGCCAATCGTCCGATCCTTCGCTTTGCTATTGTCATGGTCACTACCGGCATGTTTATGATTTGGCTCGTAGATAAACTCATCATCTTATGGTCCAAAGACGTAGGATTTGGTATCTCACAATTTGGTTATATAACCAGCTCAATCGGGGCAGGGAGTGTCATTGGCGCACTGGCTGTCAGTCGGTGGAGTAACCGGATTCAAAACCCTTTGCTGCTGATGAGCTTTGCCGGAATCGGAGCCGGTGTACTTGATTTGGTAATCGGTTCAGGTGGCATCGGATTCTTTACATTTCCCCTTGTTGCATGGATGGGGATTTGGTTTTTCATCGGATTTGTGGCTCCTTTCTTTTCCATTCCCTATGCTTTTATTTTACAAACGGAAACACCTCCTGATTTGCTGGGACGTGTCACAGGTACCGCCAACGCTTTCCAAAACAGCACCATGCTGATTGCTCCTTTTTTGGGAGCTTCTTTGGCAAAAGGGATCGGTGTGGGAGGCGTGTTTATCACTTCAGGTTTCGGCCTTGCCCTGGCGTCTTTGTTGGCAATCCTGATCATTAAAAAGAAAAACCTGCTTCCAAGAAGTCCTGTTCAAGAGGACCAACAAGCATCGATATAA